A stretch of Malus sylvestris chromosome 11, drMalSylv7.2, whole genome shotgun sequence DNA encodes these proteins:
- the LOC126590240 gene encoding protein Brevis radix-like 3 has protein sequence MLKCIPCFKQLNNGYFHHQDDDDDAVAKTLRTKQAIKALTAQDMALKASGAYKNCKPCSRSRTDNRHQNYADSDANSESAESVVLVEEYEPKEWVAQVELGVIITFVSLPQRGNDLKRI, from the exons ATGCTGAAGTGTATACCCTGCTTCAAGCAGCTCAACAATGGATATTTTCACCACcaagacgacgacgacgacgctgTCGCCAAGACTCTCAGGACCAAGCAAGCCATCAAGGCCCTCACTGCCCAAGATATGGCATTGAAGGCCTCGGGAGCCTACAAAAACTGCAAGCCCTGTTCACGGTCTCGCACTGATAACCGTCACCAAAACTATGCCGACTCAGATGCCAACTCGGAGTCGGCGG AGTCCGTTGTGTTAGTGGAGGAATATGAACCTAAAGAATGGGTGGCACAAGTGGAACTTGGTGTGATCATCACTTTCGTTTCGTTGCCCCAAAGAGGAAATGATCTCAAACGTATTTGA